In Hwangdonia lutea, a single window of DNA contains:
- a CDS encoding DUF4835 family protein, whose amino-acid sequence MRNIILILLVSFGVNGFSQELNCNIVVNALQTGNENLQIFKTLEKQLNEFVNNTKWTNKTYANQERINCSMVISITNFSGEAFQGTLQVQSSRPVFGSSYSTPLYSFNDKDFSFRYLEFQNLTFNPTQFESNLVSVLAFHIYMILAIDADSFSENGGDSYYSQAQTITNYSQQQNFKGWKVEDGLQSRFALIDNVLSPTFKEYRAVMYNYHIHGLDIMSDDAKGGKEQIADALMTFNAMNSRRPNSFVLRTFFDAKADEIQQIFSDGPNVNITNVKDMLQKVAPTHAAKWRNIKF is encoded by the coding sequence ATGCGTAATATTATTTTAATTTTATTGGTAAGTTTTGGTGTCAATGGCTTTTCGCAAGAGTTAAATTGCAACATTGTGGTTAATGCTTTGCAAACGGGTAACGAAAATCTGCAAATTTTTAAAACACTCGAAAAGCAACTAAACGAGTTTGTTAATAATACAAAATGGACCAACAAAACCTATGCAAATCAAGAGCGTATAAATTGCAGCATGGTTATTAGCATTACCAATTTTAGCGGCGAAGCGTTTCAAGGTACGCTGCAAGTGCAATCGTCGCGCCCCGTTTTTGGGTCTTCTTACAGCACACCGCTTTATAGTTTTAACGATAAGGATTTTTCATTCCGATATTTAGAATTTCAAAATCTCACATTCAACCCAACGCAATTCGAGTCAAACTTAGTTTCGGTTTTGGCGTTTCATATATATATGATTTTAGCTATCGATGCCGATTCGTTTTCAGAAAACGGAGGCGATTCGTATTATTCACAGGCACAAACCATTACCAATTATTCCCAACAACAAAACTTTAAAGGTTGGAAAGTTGAAGATGGTTTACAAAGCAGGTTTGCATTGATTGACAATGTATTATCGCCAACTTTTAAAGAGTACAGAGCCGTTATGTATAACTATCACATACACGGTTTGGATATTATGAGTGATGATGCAAAAGGAGGAAAAGAGCAAATAGCTGATGCTTTAATGACATTTAATGCCATGAATAGCCGCCGACCAAACTCTTTTGTTTTGCGTACTTTTTTTGATGCCAAGGCTGATGAAATTCAGCAGATTTTCTCCGATGGTCCCAACGTGAATATTACCAATGTTAAGGACATGCTTCAAAAAGTAGCACCTACACATGCTGCGAAATGGCGAAATATTAAATTTTAA
- the recN gene encoding DNA repair protein RecN — protein MLTSLSIKNYALIDNLQVDFNNGLSIITGETGAGKSILLGGLSLILGKRADLSTLKDATKKCIIEAVFEVSNYNLKSLFEAEDFDYEAQTIIRREILPSGKSRAFVNDSPVNLNSLQLLGERLIDIHSQHQTQQLTSNDFQFQIIDALANNDELLQSYTLELKAYKTLKKELQELLNFQAEAIKEHDYNSFLLNELIEANLIEGEQQTLEEEYETLNNIEGIKEKLSESYQLLNDEQIGVLTTLTTIKNNLQSIAGFSSKYEDIFNRVNSSLIDLDDVFSEIDVLQDGLEADPNRLEEVDSKLKMVHNLMQKHVAEDVSELIKIKNELEDKVAVTENLDASIENKQSEIKAKTNQLKSISKKISKKRSEVIPQLKQQLETILASLGMPNAQFKIEVLYAEEFFANGQDELSFLFSANKGGSFNTLKKAASGGELSRIMLAIKSVLSKYIQLPTIMFDEIDTGVSGEISNKMGDIMLQMSKTMQVFSITHLPQIAAKGHSHYKVFKEDVDNVTQTNLVKLNHDERIVEIAQMLGGVEMSSSAIAHAKELLN, from the coding sequence ATGCTAACCTCACTTTCAATAAAAAACTACGCTTTAATTGATAACCTTCAAGTTGATTTTAATAACGGACTATCTATTATTACGGGCGAAACTGGGGCAGGTAAATCCATTTTGTTAGGCGGATTATCATTAATTCTGGGTAAACGTGCCGATTTAAGCACCTTAAAAGATGCGACTAAAAAATGCATTATCGAAGCCGTTTTTGAGGTGTCAAATTATAACTTAAAATCACTTTTTGAAGCAGAGGATTTTGATTACGAAGCGCAAACCATTATTCGTCGCGAAATTCTTCCTTCCGGAAAATCCAGGGCATTTGTTAACGATTCCCCGGTAAATTTAAATAGCTTGCAGCTTTTGGGCGAGCGCTTAATCGATATCCATTCGCAGCACCAAACCCAGCAACTAACAAGTAACGATTTCCAGTTTCAAATCATAGATGCTTTAGCTAATAATGATGAACTTTTACAAAGCTATACATTAGAGTTAAAAGCATATAAAACGCTTAAAAAAGAATTGCAAGAATTGCTCAATTTTCAGGCGGAAGCCATAAAAGAACACGACTACAATTCTTTTTTGTTAAACGAATTGATTGAAGCCAATTTAATTGAAGGCGAGCAACAAACCCTTGAAGAAGAATACGAGACTTTAAATAATATTGAAGGGATAAAAGAAAAACTTTCGGAATCTTATCAATTATTAAACGACGAGCAAATTGGGGTGTTAACCACACTAACCACTATAAAAAACAATCTTCAAAGTATAGCAGGTTTCTCCTCAAAATACGAAGATATATTCAATAGAGTTAATAGCAGTTTAATTGATTTAGACGATGTTTTTAGCGAAATTGATGTGCTGCAAGACGGTTTGGAAGCAGATCCAAATAGGTTGGAAGAAGTCGATTCAAAATTAAAAATGGTGCATAATTTAATGCAAAAACATGTTGCGGAGGATGTTTCAGAATTAATAAAAATTAAAAATGAATTAGAAGACAAAGTTGCCGTTACCGAAAATTTGGATGCAAGCATTGAAAACAAACAATCGGAAATAAAAGCTAAAACCAATCAGCTTAAATCCATTTCAAAAAAAATAAGCAAAAAACGCTCCGAAGTAATTCCACAATTAAAGCAACAATTAGAAACCATTTTAGCCAGTTTGGGGATGCCCAATGCACAATTTAAAATTGAAGTTTTATATGCTGAGGAGTTTTTTGCAAACGGTCAGGACGAACTATCGTTTCTGTTTTCAGCAAATAAGGGCGGTAGTTTTAACACGCTAAAAAAAGCAGCATCTGGCGGTGAATTATCCAGAATTATGCTCGCTATAAAATCGGTGCTATCCAAGTACATTCAATTGCCAACCATTATGTTCGATGAAATCGATACCGGAGTTTCTGGCGAAATCTCTAATAAAATGGGCGATATTATGTTGCAAATGAGTAAAACCATGCAGGTGTTTTCCATTACGCATTTACCTCAAATTGCAGCCAAAGGACATTCGCATTATAAAGTGTTTAAAGAAGATGTTGACAACGTCACACAAACCAATTTGGTAAAACTAAACCACGACGAGCGCATTGTTGAAATTGCACAAATGTTGGGTGGCGTGGAAATGTCGTCATCGGCTATTGCACACGCCAAAGAATTACTTAATTAA
- a CDS encoding enoyl-ACP reductase FabI — translation MAYNLLKGKKGIIFGALDENSIAWKTAERVHEEGGQFVLTNAPVAMRMGQINELAEKTGSQIIPADATSEEDLQKLVEQSMEILGGKIDFVLHSIGMSINVRKGKHYTDQNYAWTQKGTDVSAMSFHKVMQTLYKADAMNEWGSIVALTYMAAQRVFPDYNDMADNKAYLESVARSFGYFFGRDKKVRVNTISQSPTPTTAGSGVKGFDGFIAYADKMSPLGNATALDCANYTVSLFSDLTKRVTLQNLYNDGGFSNMGVSDAVMEAFTKE, via the coding sequence ATGGCATATAATTTACTAAAAGGAAAAAAAGGAATTATTTTCGGCGCATTAGATGAAAACTCAATTGCTTGGAAAACCGCAGAACGCGTTCATGAGGAAGGCGGACAGTTTGTGCTAACCAACGCTCCGGTTGCGATGCGCATGGGGCAAATTAATGAACTCGCCGAAAAAACGGGCTCTCAAATTATTCCGGCCGATGCTACTTCCGAAGAAGATTTACAAAAATTGGTGGAACAATCCATGGAAATTCTTGGTGGCAAAATCGATTTTGTTTTGCATTCTATTGGTATGTCCATCAATGTTAGAAAAGGCAAACATTACACCGACCAAAATTATGCATGGACCCAAAAAGGCACCGATGTTTCGGCCATGTCTTTCCACAAAGTGATGCAAACGCTTTACAAAGCCGATGCCATGAACGAGTGGGGCAGTATCGTGGCGTTAACCTATATGGCGGCGCAACGCGTGTTTCCAGACTATAACGATATGGCCGACAACAAAGCCTATTTAGAAAGTGTGGCACGTAGTTTTGGCTACTTTTTTGGACGCGACAAAAAAGTGCGGGTCAACACCATTTCGCAGTCACCAACCCCAACAACGGCAGGCAGTGGTGTAAAAGGGTTTGATGGCTTTATAGCCTATGCCGATAAAATGTCGCCTCTTGGTAATGCCACAGCGCTGGATTGTGCCAACTACACCGTGTCCTTATTCAGCGATTTAACCAAACGCGTTACCCTGCAAAACCTTTACAACGACGGCGGTTTCAGCAACATGGGCGTCAGCGATGCCGTTATGGAAGCTTTCACAAAAGAGTAA
- a CDS encoding DUF6913 domain-containing protein has protein sequence MILKGFKEKSNKKHLNKLLSQREVSVTDSKVKSLGVILNIDEVDDFELFRVLAAHLNVRPNRLKIIAFSANKKDTLSSWDACYNPKDFGWSGTIKNIELQTFLSTKFDALISYYTTEDLELKLLTAKSEAQFKIGILQTDERLNDLIINTNIKEFNVFKAEVHKYLTILNKIKNEQ, from the coding sequence ATGATTTTAAAAGGTTTTAAAGAAAAATCTAATAAAAAGCACCTTAACAAATTGTTGTCGCAACGCGAAGTAAGTGTTACGGACAGTAAGGTTAAAAGTTTGGGTGTTATCTTAAATATTGATGAAGTTGATGATTTTGAGTTGTTTAGGGTTTTGGCAGCTCATTTAAACGTGCGCCCAAATAGGCTTAAAATCATTGCGTTTTCGGCTAATAAAAAAGATACCTTGAGTTCTTGGGATGCCTGTTACAATCCTAAAGATTTTGGTTGGAGCGGCACTATTAAGAATATAGAATTGCAAACGTTTTTAAGCACCAAGTTTGATGCGTTGATTAGTTATTATACAACTGAAGATTTGGAGTTAAAATTGCTTACGGCAAAATCTGAAGCCCAATTCAAAATAGGCATTTTGCAAACCGATGAGCGATTAAACGATTTAATAATAAACACCAACATAAAAGAATTTAACGTATTTAAAGCCGAAGTGCATAAATACTTAACCATATTAAATAAAATTAAAAATGAGCAGTAA
- the dapA gene encoding 4-hydroxy-tetrahydrodipicolinate synthase has product MSSKFLGTGVALVTPFKSDLSIDHDALANIVNFNIENGTDYLVICGTTGESVTITKTEKQAVVKTISKANKGRLPLVLGIGGNNTASVIEEINATDLSGIDAILSVSPYYSKPTQKGLYQHFKAVSEACPTDIILYNVPGRTSKNMDVETTLRLANDFENIVAVKEAGNNVAQYLQLLKNKPEDFLIISGDDDLALGIVLAGGAGVISVIGQAFPKAFSNMVRLGLKGEAKAAYAIHFKLMDVVSHIFEENNPAGIKAVFEALNLCQDTVRLPLVPASNSLKEKIAAFVKDFE; this is encoded by the coding sequence ATGAGCAGTAAGTTTTTGGGTACTGGAGTGGCATTGGTTACACCGTTTAAATCCGATTTGAGTATAGACCATGACGCCTTGGCGAATATTGTTAATTTCAATATTGAAAACGGCACCGATTACCTTGTAATTTGTGGCACAACGGGAGAAAGCGTTACCATTACCAAAACAGAAAAACAGGCTGTTGTTAAAACCATATCGAAAGCTAATAAGGGTCGGTTACCACTGGTTTTAGGTATCGGGGGTAACAATACAGCATCGGTAATTGAAGAAATAAATGCAACCGATTTAAGTGGTATTGATGCCATTTTATCGGTATCGCCGTATTACAGTAAACCAACGCAAAAGGGGCTGTATCAGCATTTTAAAGCGGTTTCCGAAGCATGTCCCACAGACATTATTTTATACAACGTTCCTGGGCGTACTTCAAAAAATATGGATGTAGAAACCACCTTGCGATTGGCAAACGATTTTGAAAATATTGTTGCCGTTAAAGAAGCAGGAAACAACGTGGCACAATATTTACAATTGCTAAAAAATAAACCCGAAGATTTTTTAATAATTTCTGGTGACGACGATCTCGCTTTGGGCATAGTTTTAGCCGGTGGAGCAGGTGTTATTTCGGTGATTGGGCAAGCCTTTCCCAAAGCCTTTTCAAACATGGTGCGTTTGGGCTTAAAGGGTGAAGCAAAAGCTGCTTATGCCATTCATTTTAAACTAATGGATGTGGTTAGCCATATTTTTGAAGAGAATAATCCAGCGGGCATTAAAGCTGTTTTTGAAGCCTTAAATCTATGTCAAGATACCGTAAGGTTGCCATTGGTGCCAGCTTCAAATTCCTTGAAAGAAAAAATCGCTGCATTTGTAAAAGACTTCGAGTAA
- a CDS encoding YbbR-like domain-containing protein: MIKKIKSDIKTSIKTRKINVFFLFLFFAFIILILTKLSKEYTNTVVFNIDKINVPQENVILNDSSAKLNITLKTHGFKWLTYYFNKPKIAIDFVKDVDKIDSTFIWSKSKAYLLESTQFGKQVELLNITPDTLRFRFDVNLVKKVPIILNADINYSQGFDVSEPFKITPDSIEVIGPNVLVTQIDSVETNPIKLTDVKSDIKKVIQLKLPKNSKDLTFSDNTVSLTATVEKFTEGTLKLPISIKNIPNNKTIKYFPKTVNVTYYTSLNNFKTISAKDFKVECDFSKTTNNQSFLLPELTKFPETVKHVKINQQHIEFIITE, encoded by the coding sequence ATGATAAAAAAAATAAAATCAGATATTAAAACGTCAATAAAAACAAGAAAAATAAACGTGTTCTTTTTGTTTTTGTTTTTTGCGTTTATCATATTAATACTCACAAAATTATCAAAAGAGTACACGAATACGGTCGTTTTTAATATTGATAAAATTAATGTGCCACAAGAAAACGTTATTTTAAACGATTCGAGCGCAAAGCTAAATATTACGCTTAAAACCCACGGGTTTAAATGGCTTACGTATTATTTTAATAAGCCTAAAATTGCCATTGATTTTGTTAAGGATGTCGATAAAATAGATTCCACTTTTATTTGGAGCAAATCCAAAGCTTATTTATTGGAAAGCACACAATTTGGAAAACAGGTTGAGTTGCTAAATATTACTCCCGACACACTGCGGTTTCGGTTTGATGTGAATTTGGTAAAAAAAGTGCCGATAATTTTAAATGCTGATATAAATTACAGTCAGGGATTTGATGTTTCAGAACCTTTTAAAATTACACCGGATTCCATAGAGGTAATTGGCCCAAATGTTTTGGTTACCCAAATAGATAGTGTTGAAACCAATCCAATAAAATTAACCGATGTGAAATCTGATATTAAAAAAGTGATCCAATTAAAATTACCCAAAAACAGCAAGGATTTAACATTTTCAGATAATACGGTAAGTTTAACAGCAACCGTTGAAAAATTTACCGAAGGCACCTTAAAATTACCCATAAGCATAAAAAATATCCCTAACAATAAAACGATTAAATACTTTCCTAAAACCGTAAACGTTACTTATTATACCAGTTTAAATAATTTTAAAACCATAAGCGCAAAAGATTTTAAGGTAGAGTGCGATTTTAGCAAAACCACTAATAATCAATCCTTTTTGTTGCCCGAATTAACAAAGTTTCCGGAAACCGTAAAACACGTAAAAATTAATCAACAACACATTGAATTTATAATAACAGAATGA
- a CDS encoding outer membrane protein assembly factor BamD → MKKFFYIIFTISIFSSCSEYQKVLKNEEIAPKFKMGEALYNEGKYAKANKLFAQIVPNYRGKPQAEKLMYLYSNTFYKTKDYYIAGYQFERFASSYPKSEKVEEAAFLSAKSYYMLSPVYSKDQKETVEAIEKLQAFINLYPESEYSAEANKLVQELDYKLEKKAFEIAKQYNKIAFTSTELEAAIKSFDNFILDFPGSSLREDALFYKLDSAYKLAINSVEYKKQNRLITAKEYYNTFIEKYPNSKHTEVVNAMALEMDEVLKNYSTKS, encoded by the coding sequence ATGAAGAAGTTTTTTTATATCATATTTACCATTTCTATTTTTAGCTCTTGCAGCGAGTATCAAAAAGTTTTAAAAAACGAAGAGATTGCTCCTAAATTTAAAATGGGTGAGGCTTTGTATAACGAAGGTAAATATGCCAAAGCCAACAAGCTTTTTGCGCAAATTGTACCAAACTACCGTGGGAAGCCCCAGGCTGAAAAATTGATGTATTTATATTCCAATACGTTTTATAAAACCAAGGATTACTATATTGCCGGTTATCAGTTTGAGCGTTTTGCGTCAAGTTATCCCAAAAGTGAAAAAGTAGAAGAAGCAGCGTTTTTAAGCGCTAAAAGCTACTATATGCTGTCGCCGGTATATTCCAAAGATCAAAAAGAAACAGTTGAAGCCATCGAAAAACTGCAAGCCTTTATCAATTTATATCCGGAGTCTGAGTATAGCGCAGAAGCTAACAAATTAGTCCAGGAATTGGATTATAAATTAGAAAAGAAAGCCTTTGAGATTGCTAAGCAATACAACAAAATTGCTTTTACATCTACAGAGTTAGAGGCCGCTATAAAATCGTTTGACAACTTTATTCTCGATTTTCCGGGTTCTAGTTTGCGCGAAGACGCCTTGTTTTACAAGCTCGATTCTGCTTATAAATTGGCCATTAATAGTGTGGAGTATAAGAAGCAAAACAGATTAATAACGGCAAAGGAATATTACAACACATTCATAGAAAAATATCCAAATTCAAAACATACAGAAGTGGTAAACGCAATGGCTTTGGAGATGGATGAAGTATTAAAAAATTACAGCACTAAAAGTTAA
- the coaBC gene encoding bifunctional phosphopantothenoylcysteine decarboxylase/phosphopantothenate--cysteine ligase CoaBC, with amino-acid sequence MSILSGKNILLGISGGIAAYKTASLVRLFVKSGANVKVVMTPSAKDFITPLTLSTLSKNPVHTSFTNEEDDNAVWNNHVELGLWADYFIIAPATANTLSKMANGVCDNLLLATYLSAKCPVYFAPAMDLDMYKHPSTLTSFEKLNAFGNIMIPATSGELASGLVGEGRMAEPEDILSFIENDILDKLPLRGKKVLITAGPTYEAIDPVRFIGNHSSGKMGFEIAKASANLGASVVLITGPTHHKVNHALIEVVPVISAQDMYDAAHKYFNDVDIAILSAAVADFKPKETATQKIKKKDSALNIELIKTKDILESLGQIKKQQYLVGFALETENELENAIGKLKRKHLNLIVLNSLNDKGAGFKTETNKVTFIDENENITKFQLKSKADVAKDLLTEIIKQIDA; translated from the coding sequence ATGAGCATTCTAAGCGGCAAGAACATACTATTGGGAATTAGTGGTGGTATTGCCGCTTATAAAACAGCTTCATTAGTTAGGTTATTTGTAAAATCGGGCGCCAACGTAAAAGTTGTTATGACCCCTTCAGCCAAAGATTTTATAACCCCTTTAACCTTATCAACACTTTCAAAAAATCCTGTACATACTTCTTTTACAAATGAAGAAGATGATAATGCAGTGTGGAATAATCATGTCGAATTAGGACTTTGGGCCGATTATTTCATCATAGCTCCAGCCACGGCAAACACGCTTTCTAAAATGGCAAATGGGGTTTGCGACAACTTACTTTTAGCAACCTATCTTTCGGCCAAATGTCCGGTTTACTTTGCGCCAGCCATGGATTTGGATATGTACAAACATCCGTCAACACTCACTTCATTTGAGAAACTTAATGCCTTCGGAAACATTATGATTCCCGCAACAAGCGGCGAATTGGCAAGTGGTTTAGTAGGCGAGGGGCGCATGGCAGAACCCGAGGATATCCTCAGTTTTATAGAAAACGATATTTTGGATAAACTTCCGCTACGCGGAAAAAAAGTTTTAATTACCGCAGGCCCCACTTACGAGGCTATCGATCCGGTTCGTTTTATCGGCAATCATTCCAGCGGTAAAATGGGATTCGAAATCGCCAAAGCTTCGGCCAACCTCGGCGCATCGGTTGTTTTAATTACCGGACCAACACATCATAAAGTAAATCATGCGTTAATTGAAGTTGTGCCCGTTATCAGCGCACAAGATATGTACGATGCCGCTCACAAGTATTTTAACGATGTTGATATCGCCATACTTTCGGCCGCTGTAGCCGATTTCAAACCAAAAGAAACAGCAACTCAAAAAATAAAAAAGAAGGATTCTGCGTTAAACATAGAGTTGATTAAAACCAAGGATATTTTAGAATCTTTGGGTCAAATTAAAAAACAGCAGTATTTGGTTGGTTTTGCTTTAGAAACCGAAAACGAACTTGAAAATGCTATCGGGAAACTAAAAAGAAAGCATTTAAATTTAATTGTTTTAAATTCGTTAAACGATAAAGGCGCAGGTTTTAAAACGGAAACCAACAAAGTGACTTTTATTGATGAAAACGAAAACATAACCAAATTTCAATTAAAGTCTAAAGCCGATGTTGCAAAAGATTTATTAACCGAAATTATAAAACAAATTGATGCGTAA
- a CDS encoding DNA-directed RNA polymerase subunit omega has product MDLKKTNAPVNTVTYDRNQIDEPTGNIYESISIIARRAEQINSEIKKELIDKLEEFATYNDSLEEIFENKEQIEVSKFYEKLPKPHALAVQEWLTDKIYHRNTEEDSQE; this is encoded by the coding sequence ATGGACTTAAAAAAAACCAACGCTCCAGTAAATACTGTGACTTATGATAGAAATCAAATCGATGAGCCAACAGGCAACATCTACGAATCTATTTCTATTATCGCAAGACGCGCTGAACAAATCAATTCAGAAATTAAAAAAGAACTTATTGATAAGTTGGAAGAATTTGCCACTTACAACGATAGTCTTGAAGAAATTTTTGAAAACAAAGAACAAATCGAAGTTTCTAAATTTTACGAAAAGTTGCCAAAACCCCACGCATTAGCGGTACAGGAATGGTTAACCGATAAAATTTACCACAGAAATACTGAGGAAGATTCTCAGGAATAA
- a CDS encoding 5'-nucleotidase: protein MHLTKIEGKQIQITDSLTPNAEIESFIKPFRDNIQKDLDSVLAYSVHTFSKTDGDLNTAVGNFMADAVYSEANPIFNKRTGKNIDMVLLNHGGIRSILPKGNVTKRTAFKLMPFENSIVVVALKGAQVDSIISFLKSKKRAHPISKLKLVLDKDFNVFEAKINGKNIEKNKTYYVATNDYLYNGGDNMSFFKTNDSLYNLNYKLRNALIDKFVKLDTINPVVDDRFIQID, encoded by the coding sequence TTGCACTTAACCAAAATTGAAGGCAAGCAAATTCAAATTACCGATAGCTTGACGCCAAATGCCGAAATCGAATCGTTTATCAAACCTTTTAGAGACAATATCCAAAAAGATTTAGACAGTGTTTTAGCCTATTCTGTACATACGTTTTCTAAAACCGATGGCGATTTAAACACGGCCGTTGGCAACTTTATGGCCGATGCCGTTTACAGTGAGGCCAATCCTATTTTCAATAAAAGAACGGGTAAAAATATTGATATGGTGTTGTTGAATCACGGCGGTATCCGCTCTATTTTACCAAAAGGAAACGTTACCAAAAGAACCGCTTTTAAATTGATGCCTTTTGAGAACAGCATTGTGGTTGTGGCGCTAAAAGGGGCTCAAGTTGATAGTATTATCTCTTTTTTAAAATCCAAAAAACGAGCGCATCCTATTTCGAAATTAAAACTTGTACTCGATAAAGATTTTAATGTTTTTGAAGCGAAAATTAACGGTAAAAACATTGAGAAAAACAAAACCTATTATGTAGCTACCAACGATTATTTATACAACGGTGGCGATAACATGTCGTTTTTTAAAACCAACGACAGCCTGTATAATTTAAATTATAAATTAAGAAATGCTCTAATAGATAAATTTGTGAAGTTAGACACCATAAATCCTGTGGTTGACGATAGGTTTATTCAGATAGATTAA
- a CDS encoding glycosyltransferase — MPLKFSFIIPVYNRPDETDELLQSFVELDTMTKYEIVIVEDGSSITSKPVVDRYKDKLDIAYFFKENSGPGDSRNFGMQHAKGNYFIILDSDCILPKNYLNEVEKSLNAHYVDCFGGPDAAHKSFTNLQKAIDFSMTSFITTGGIRGHKNSVDTFQPRSFNMGISKEAFLASKGFGRIHPGEDPDLSIRLWQLGFKTKLIPEAFVYHKRRISWRKFYKQVYKFGLVRPILNRWHPSTKKITYWFPTIFIIGLDVSILLIILGVNWLFLGYLLYFLVAFLVALFSTKNLIVASMSILAILVQFMGYGLGFLESNWVVNVLKKNPETHFPELFFKAK; from the coding sequence ATGCCATTAAAGTTTTCATTTATCATTCCGGTTTATAACCGCCCCGACGAAACAGACGAGCTTTTACAAAGTTTTGTTGAACTGGATACCATGACAAAATACGAGATAGTTATAGTAGAAGATGGCTCAAGTATCACATCAAAACCCGTGGTTGATAGGTATAAAGACAAACTGGATATCGCTTATTTCTTCAAAGAAAATTCAGGTCCCGGCGATTCTCGAAATTTTGGCATGCAACACGCTAAAGGCAACTATTTTATTATTTTGGACTCCGATTGTATTCTGCCCAAAAACTATTTAAACGAAGTAGAAAAAAGTTTAAATGCCCATTATGTAGATTGTTTTGGCGGGCCGGATGCCGCGCACAAATCGTTTACAAATTTGCAAAAGGCTATTGATTTTTCAATGACGTCGTTTATTACAACCGGAGGCATTCGAGGGCACAAAAACAGTGTAGATACCTTTCAACCACGCAGCTTTAACATGGGCATATCAAAGGAAGCTTTTTTAGCCTCAAAAGGTTTTGGGCGTATTCACCCGGGAGAAGACCCCGATTTGTCTATTCGTTTATGGCAATTGGGTTTTAAAACCAAATTGATTCCCGAGGCTTTTGTGTATCATAAACGCCGAATTTCTTGGCGCAAGTTTTATAAACAAGTTTATAAATTTGGGTTGGTTCGTCCTATTTTAAATAGGTGGCACCCTTCAACCAAAAAAATAACGTATTGGTTTCCTACTATATTTATTATAGGTTTGGACGTATCTATTTTACTTATAATTTTGGGAGTTAATTGGTTGTTTCTTGGTTATCTTTTGTATTTTTTGGTGGCTTTTTTAGTGGCATTATTTTCAACCAAAAATTTAATAGTAGCCTCAATGTCTATTTTGGCAATATTGGTGCAATTTATGGGATATGGTCTGGGTTTTTTGGAGTCTAATTGGGTTGTAAATGTTTTAAAAAAGAATCCAGAAACGCATTTTCCTGAATTATTCTTTAAAGCAAAATGA
- the coaE gene encoding dephospho-CoA kinase (Dephospho-CoA kinase (CoaE) performs the final step in coenzyme A biosynthesis.) yields MTVVGLTGGIGSGKTTVAKAFMALDVPVYIADDEAKKLMHKSKIIKRKLIQLFGDKAYLNNVLNKPFIANIIFNDNSYLEKMNAIVHPRVAKHFTKWALKQDAPYVIKEVAILFENGGHKHCDLVITVTAPLELRFERLLKRDNTTKDKIKAIMKNQWSDEEKVKHSDFVIRNILLEDTEKQVLKIHEQILKKCK; encoded by the coding sequence ATGACGGTAGTAGGACTCACAGGCGGTATTGGTAGTGGCAAAACAACGGTGGCTAAGGCGTTTATGGCCTTAGATGTACCCGTTTATATTGCCGATGATGAGGCTAAAAAGTTAATGCATAAATCTAAAATTATAAAACGTAAACTCATTCAGCTTTTTGGAGACAAAGCCTACCTTAACAACGTCTTAAACAAGCCGTTTATAGCCAATATTATTTTTAACGATAATAGTTATTTGGAAAAAATGAATGCTATTGTGCACCCCAGAGTCGCAAAGCATTTTACAAAATGGGCATTGAAACAAGATGCGCCCTATGTTATAAAAGAAGTCGCTATTTTGTTTGAAAACGGTGGCCACAAACACTGCGATTTGGTTATTACGGTTACTGCTCCTTTGGAATTAAGGTTCGAGCGTTTGCTTAAGCGCGATAATACGACAAAGGATAAAATTAAAGCTATTATGAAAAATCAATGGAGCGACGAAGAAAAAGTGAAACATTCCGATTTTGTAATCCGTAACATCTTGCTTGAAGACACTGAAAAACAGGTGCTTAAAATACACGAGCAAATTCTAAAAAAATGTAAATAA